The proteins below come from a single Rosa rugosa chromosome 2, drRosRugo1.1, whole genome shotgun sequence genomic window:
- the LOC133734145 gene encoding E3 ubiquitin-protein ligase PUB23-like, whose product MVDVEIPEYFICPISLMIMKDPVTVATGITYDRESIEQWFLTTNEMSCPVTKQLLPSDNSNDSMTPNHTLRRLIQQWCTVNAVNGVDRIPTPKFPLNKIYAVKLVRDLGVPHLQQAALKKMDALATENERNRRSMAEAGVGKALILLIVTCFKEGKTTGLLEALRVLHHVWSVDEETKVSVIGNNDFLESLTWVLGFDHETGHNHMLLLKTEAILVLKMTIPVINTAQLERLKLEFFMNISRLLLEKKISQQAVKSALHVLVEACPWARNRMKIVESGAIFQLIELELLKPEKHVTELIFNLLANLCCCADGRAQFLKHGGSIAMVSKRILRVSPATDDLAVQILSSISKFSATHEVVLEMLLVGAVSKLCMVMQADCPAYLKKKVRGILRLHSNVWNNSPCIAVYLLTRPR is encoded by the coding sequence ATGGTGGATGTTGAAATACCAGAGTACTTCATATGTCCCATATCGCTTATGATCATGAAAGACCCGGTAACGGTGGCTACCGGCATCACCTACGACCGAGAAAGCATCGAGCAGTGGTTTTTGACGACCAACGAGATGTCGTGTCCGGTGACCAAGCAGCTCTTGCCAAGTGACAACAGCAACGACTCTATGACGCCCAATCACACCCTACGCCGGCTGATCCAGCAGTGGTGCACTGTCAACGCCGTTAACGGCGTGGACCGAATTCCGACGCCGAAATTTCCTCTGAACAAGATCTACGCCGTTAAGCTGGTCAGGGATCTTGGGGTCCCTCATTTGCAGCAAGCCGCGTTGAAGAAAATGGATGCACTTGCAACGGAGAATGAGAGGAACAGGAGATCGATGGCTGAAGCAGGTGTGGGAAAGGCTTTGATATTGTTAATTGTGACATGTTTCAAGGAAGGTAAAACAACCGGTCTTTTAGAAGCTTTGAGAGTTCTTCATCATGTTTGGAGTGTAGATGAGGAAACCAAGGTTTCTGTAATCGGAAACAACGACTTTCTGGAATCTTTGACATGGGTTCTAGGGTTTGATCATGAGACTGGTCATAACCATATGCTACTCCTGAAAACAGAAGCGATACTAGTATTGAAAATGACGATACCAGTCATCAATACAGCACAGCTCGAGCGGTTAAAGCTGGAATTCTTCATGAATATTTCAAGGCTACTATTGGAGAAGAAGATCTCACAGCAAGCTGTCAAATCTGCACTGCATGTGCTGGTAGAAGCATGCCCATGGGCAAGAAACAGAATGAAAATAGTCGAATCCGGTGCAATCTTCCAGCTCATTGAACTCGAATTACTCAAACCAGAAAAGCACGTCACCGAGCTGATCTTTAATTTATTGGCGAATTTATGTTGCTGTGCTGATGGGAGAGCTCAGTTCCTAAAGCATGGCGGCAGCATAGCAATGGTGTCTAAGAGAATCCTTAGGGTTTCGCCTGCCACAGATGATCTGGCCGTTCAGATACTTTCATCGATCTCAAAGTTCTCGGCGACACATGAAGTTGTTCTAGAGATGCTGTTGGTTGGAGCTGTGTCAAAGCTTTGCATGGTAATGCAAGCAGATTGTCCAGCCTATTTGAAGAAAAAGGTTAGAGGGATCTTACGGTTGCACTCTAATGTGTGGAACAATTCACCTTGTATTGCCGTATATCTTTTAACAAGACCTAGGTAA
- the LOC133728776 gene encoding glutathione S-transferase T3-like produces MGSTSEDQLEDFPMGKLLLMLLFSQVSSFFTQDSEHENADEVCQVANKRPPRGPGFNVEEDKLLISAWLNTSMDSIQGNDQKLHTFWGEITEYYHQYKSFDSDRSQPMLTQRWGKIQKVVNKFSGCFAAINERHESGKTEQDKIADAKKMFEAQEKIRFNLDHAWILLRHQPKWIQLMQELDIKKSKPRSKSSITNISSSSTTSTHIDIEEGTNTCFPMSRPPGKKAEKRKLKETTDQLVQIQKLHQEKKERDEKKLEIMKEKVEVDKEKLRVRKLEAENRKFEAEMKIMSMDTSTMNPEQRAYYSKLQMKILQGDI; encoded by the exons ATGGGATCGACTTCGGAGGACCAACTGGAAGATTTTCCAATGGGAAAACTGTTGTTGATGCTGTTG TTTTCACAGGTTTCCAGTTTTTTCACACAAGACTCAGAGCATGAAAATGCTGATGAGGTCTGTCAAGTGGCTAACAAAAGGCCACCAAGAGGTCCCGGCTTCAACGTGGAGGAGGATAAACTTCTTATAAGTGCTTGGTTGAATACTAGTATGGATTCAATACAAGGCAATGATCAAAAGCTGCATACTTTTTGGGGGGAAATTACAGAGTactatcatcaatacaagtccTTTGACAGTGATCGTTCACAACCGATGTTGACACAACGGTGGGGAAAAATACAAAAGGTGGTGAACAAATTTTCAGGATGTTTTGCAGCTATAAATGAAAGACATGAAAGTGGGAAGACTGAACAAGACAAG ATTGCAGATGCAAAGAAGATGTTTGAAGCACAAGAAAAGATTCGGTTCAATCTTGATCATGCTTGGATTTTGTTAAGGCACCAACCAAAGTGGATACAACTGATGCAAGAGCTGGACATCAAGAAAAGTAAGCCAAGATCTAAATCTTCTATAACTAATATCTCATCATCTTCAACTACAAGCACTCACATAGATATAGAAGAAGGCACGAACACTTGCTTTCCAATGTCTAGACCACCGGGTAAGAAGGCTGAGAAAAGAAAGCTGAAAGAAACCACTGATCAATTGGTGCAAATACAAAAATTACatcaagagaaaaaagaaagagatgaaAAAAAACTGGAGATTATGAAGGAGAAAGTTGAAGTTGACAAGGAGAAACTGCGAGTTAGGAAACTTGAGGCTGAGAATAGGAAATTTGAGGCTGAGATGAAAATTATGTCTATGGATACATCAACTATGAATCCTGAGCAGAGGGCATATTATTCCAAACTTCAGATGAAAATTCTCCAAGGTGATATATGA